From a single Gimesia fumaroli genomic region:
- a CDS encoding DUF2905 domain-containing protein: MTNQPVWILISVGFLIVGVGIIWLLAPSIPWLGKLPGDILIERENFRFYFPLTTCILLSLLFSGIVWLIRFLSR, translated from the coding sequence ATGACAAACCAGCCGGTGTGGATTTTGATTTCTGTAGGATTCTTGATCGTGGGGGTGGGAATCATATGGTTACTGGCACCATCGATTCCCTGGCTGGGAAAGTTGCCGGGCGATATTTTGATTGAACGGGAGAATTTCCGGTTCTATTTCCCACTCACGACCTGCATCCTGCTAAGCCTGCTGTTCTCGGGAATCGTCTGGCTTATCCGCTTTCTCTCCCGGTAA
- the glmM gene encoding phosphoglucosamine mutase, which produces MSERILSISGLRGVVGNGLTPDYLTRFAAAVGTIANKGTVVLSRDGRASGEMVRHAVIAGLISTGCRVVDAGIATTPTCGVLVTHLKAAGGIQITASHNPIPWNGLKPFSAEGSVYNREQGEQLLDVLNNEKFNYVSWDELGTLEVYENAAGPHIVRVLELVDVEQIQQRKFKVVLDCNHGSGGVATPQLLEALGCEVIVLGGTPDGQFDHTPEPLKENLTGLSEAVVKHKADAGFAQDPDADRLAIVDETGRYIGEELTLALGADYVLARTPGPIVVNGSTSRVTADIATKYNSPFFRSYVGEAHVCAKMKQETAIIGGEGNGGVIDPKVGYVRDSYVSMAYVLAGLAASGQTLSAWADSLPQYSIVKNKITCPREQVDNACKALESHFNDATASSGDGLRLDWDDRWVQVRASNTEPIIRVIAEAPQQAAAETLCNTAMEIVEKAVG; this is translated from the coding sequence ATGTCGGAACGGATTCTCAGTATTTCCGGTTTGCGAGGCGTTGTGGGGAATGGATTGACGCCCGACTATTTAACGCGTTTCGCCGCAGCAGTGGGCACGATCGCCAACAAAGGGACAGTCGTTTTATCCCGTGACGGCAGAGCCAGCGGAGAAATGGTACGACACGCGGTCATCGCCGGCCTGATTTCGACAGGCTGCCGGGTCGTTGATGCGGGCATCGCGACGACTCCCACATGCGGCGTGCTCGTGACACATCTCAAAGCAGCGGGGGGGATTCAAATCACGGCCAGTCACAATCCGATTCCCTGGAACGGATTGAAACCCTTTTCGGCGGAAGGTTCCGTCTATAACCGGGAGCAGGGCGAGCAACTGCTGGATGTGCTCAACAACGAAAAATTCAACTATGTTTCGTGGGATGAACTCGGGACTCTGGAAGTTTATGAAAATGCTGCCGGCCCACATATTGTCCGTGTGCTGGAACTGGTGGATGTCGAGCAGATCCAGCAACGGAAGTTCAAAGTGGTTCTGGACTGCAATCATGGTTCAGGCGGAGTGGCGACGCCTCAATTACTGGAAGCCCTCGGTTGCGAAGTCATCGTTCTGGGCGGTACACCAGACGGTCAGTTCGATCATACCCCGGAACCGCTCAAAGAGAATCTGACGGGGCTCTCTGAAGCAGTCGTCAAGCACAAAGCAGACGCTGGTTTTGCCCAAGATCCAGACGCCGACCGACTGGCGATTGTGGATGAAACCGGTCGCTATATCGGTGAGGAACTGACGCTGGCGTTGGGAGCTGACTATGTTCTGGCGCGAACTCCCGGCCCGATCGTCGTGAACGGTTCGACCAGCCGCGTGACAGCGGATATTGCTACGAAATACAACTCTCCTTTTTTCCGCTCGTATGTGGGAGAAGCACACGTCTGTGCCAAAATGAAACAGGAAACCGCGATCATCGGCGGAGAAGGAAACGGGGGCGTAATCGACCCGAAGGTGGGATACGTCCGCGACAGTTATGTCAGCATGGCATATGTGCTGGCGGGCCTAGCCGCATCTGGTCAAACATTGAGTGCCTGGGCCGATTCGCTGCCTCAATACAGCATTGTCAAAAACAAAATCACCTGCCCGCGCGAGCAGGTTGACAATGCCTGCAAAGCACTCGAAAGCCATTTCAATGACGCGACTGCTTCTTCGGGTGACGGCCTGCGACTGGACTGGGATGACCGCTGGGTTCAAGTCAGAGCCAGTAATACGGAGCCGATCATTCGTGTGATTGCAGAAGCACCACAGCAGGCAGCAGCGGAAACGCTCTGTAACACGGCGATGGAAATTGTCGAAAAAGCGGTTGGTTGA
- a CDS encoding lysophospholipid acyltransferase family protein, which produces MAELNPVSPRKRNRRNLPWILFQWILQVIFAFWLRYQSRGKEHLPAEVGGLMVSNHQSFLDPLLIGLPLNRPVSFMARDSLFRIPILGPFLRYEFVIPISRRAASSTSFRAAIQNIENGNFVGIFPEGTRTEDGEVQRFKPGFLALLKRTDCAIYPIGIAGAFHALPRGAYFLRPRPVRVIFGEPIPSTLVRDYCERGAEKELLELTRQRVSECQQQAEEWVLPEHIR; this is translated from the coding sequence TTGGCTGAATTGAATCCCGTTTCTCCACGGAAACGTAATCGTAGAAACCTTCCCTGGATCCTGTTTCAATGGATCCTGCAGGTGATCTTTGCGTTCTGGTTGCGCTATCAATCGCGCGGAAAAGAGCATTTGCCGGCAGAGGTGGGAGGCTTAATGGTCAGCAATCACCAGAGTTTTCTGGACCCGTTGCTGATTGGCCTCCCACTCAACCGCCCGGTCAGCTTTATGGCCCGCGACTCGCTATTTCGAATTCCGATCCTGGGACCGTTTCTGCGATATGAATTTGTGATTCCGATCAGCCGTCGCGCAGCCAGTTCTACCAGCTTTCGTGCTGCCATTCAGAATATTGAAAACGGAAACTTTGTTGGTATCTTTCCAGAAGGAACACGAACTGAAGATGGCGAAGTCCAGCGTTTCAAGCCAGGATTTTTAGCCTTATTGAAGCGAACCGATTGCGCCATCTATCCGATTGGGATCGCGGGCGCGTTTCATGCATTGCCCCGCGGGGCTTACTTTCTGCGTCCGCGCCCGGTGCGAGTGATATTCGGCGAACCAATTCCCTCGACTCTGGTCAGGGACTATTGTGAGCGGGGGGCGGAAAAAGAATTACTGGAGCTCACCAGACAACGGGTTTCTGAATGCCAGCAGCAGGCCGAAGAATGGGTGTTACCTGAACACATCCGCTGA
- a CDS encoding O-acetylhomoserine aminocarboxypropyltransferase/cysteine synthase family protein → MDAEALKLATLCLHGGQEPDPATNSRAVPIYQTTSYVFNDTDHAARLFGLQEFGNIYSRLMNPTCDVLEKRLALLEGGAGALAVASGQAAESLAILNIVESGQNIVSSSSLYGGTYNLFHYTFPKFGIQTKFVDQSDPENFKNAIDENTRCVYVEAIGNPRCDIPDFEAISKIAHDAGIPLIVDTTLASPALIRPFEHGADIVVASCTKFIGGHGTSIGGIIVEKGDFPWDNGKFPGMTEPDPSYHGLKFYETFGGMNVAYVLKIRVQLLRDLGPAMSPFNAFQFLQGLETLHLRMERHSENAIAVAQFLESHPKVSWVNYCGLESHPSYKLAQKYLPNGSGAVFGFGIQGDTPEQQQANGIKLINSVKLFSHLANVGDSKSLIIHPSSTTHQQLTPEEQASSGVTPDFIRLSVGTEDQADLINDLKQALDQI, encoded by the coding sequence ATGGATGCCGAAGCATTGAAATTAGCGACTCTCTGTCTGCACGGCGGTCAGGAACCTGACCCCGCTACCAACTCGCGGGCCGTTCCAATCTACCAGACGACTTCCTACGTATTTAACGATACTGATCACGCGGCCAGACTGTTCGGCTTGCAGGAGTTCGGCAATATCTACTCACGGTTGATGAACCCCACCTGTGATGTGCTCGAAAAACGACTGGCCCTTCTGGAAGGGGGAGCCGGTGCATTGGCCGTCGCCTCCGGTCAGGCTGCAGAATCGCTGGCGATTCTCAATATCGTCGAATCTGGTCAGAACATCGTGTCATCCTCCAGCTTGTATGGCGGAACCTACAACCTGTTCCACTATACGTTTCCCAAGTTTGGCATTCAGACCAAGTTTGTCGATCAGAGCGATCCGGAAAACTTCAAAAACGCCATCGATGAAAATACCCGCTGCGTTTACGTCGAAGCCATCGGAAACCCCCGTTGTGATATTCCTGACTTCGAAGCCATTTCCAAGATTGCGCATGATGCAGGCATTCCTCTGATTGTCGATACCACTTTGGCCTCCCCTGCTCTGATTCGACCTTTTGAGCATGGTGCAGACATCGTGGTTGCCTCCTGTACCAAATTCATCGGCGGACACGGAACGTCCATCGGTGGGATCATTGTCGAAAAAGGGGATTTCCCCTGGGACAATGGAAAATTCCCTGGTATGACCGAACCAGATCCCAGCTATCACGGTCTTAAATTCTATGAGACCTTTGGTGGCATGAACGTTGCTTATGTCCTCAAGATTCGGGTGCAGTTGCTTCGCGATCTGGGACCGGCCATGAGTCCGTTCAACGCATTCCAGTTCCTGCAGGGATTGGAAACGTTACACTTGAGAATGGAACGGCACAGCGAGAATGCAATCGCCGTTGCACAATTCCTGGAAAGCCATCCCAAGGTCTCCTGGGTCAATTACTGTGGTCTGGAATCACATCCTTCCTACAAGCTGGCACAAAAATATCTTCCGAACGGAAGTGGCGCTGTGTTTGGCTTCGGGATTCAAGGGGATACTCCAGAGCAACAGCAGGCCAACGGAATTAAATTGATTAACAGTGTGAAACTGTTCTCCCATCTGGCAAATGTGGGTGACAGTAAATCGCTGATCATCCACCCCTCCAGCACAACGCATCAGCAGTTGACACCGGAAGAACAAGCCAGTTCCGGCGTGACTCCTGATTTCATTCGGTTGTCTGTCGGAACGGAAGATCAGGCCGATTTAATCAACGATCTCAAACAGGCTCTGGACCAGATTTGA
- a CDS encoding sialidase family protein: protein MPRLLTVKTLSLLLLSGYLGFSATAVSMGKDPKATTPDQPGLVMQEFVYDDASFPSCHASTIAETPEGLVCAFFGGTAEKNPDVEIWLSRNEGNGWAAPVSVANGVKNASKRWPCWNPVLFQTKPGTLLLFYKVGPNPSEWWGMLKVSHDNGKTWGPAKRLPDGFVGPVKNKPFLLADGTLLCPASTEHDGWQLQMEWTPDLGKTWHRTGPLNDGKKMAAIQPSVLRYGDRLQILCRSKGGKIVEAWSDDEGRSWSEVTETTLPNPNSGTDAVTLKDGRALLVYNPTTRGRSPLHVAISSDGKHWKTGLVLENQKGEYSYPAVIQTDDGKVHITYTWKRELVKHVVLDPAKLQLKEID from the coding sequence ATGCCACGCCTGCTGACCGTCAAAACGCTCTCCCTGCTATTATTGTCTGGGTATCTTGGATTTAGTGCGACAGCCGTTTCTATGGGAAAAGATCCTAAAGCCACGACACCTGACCAGCCCGGACTGGTAATGCAGGAATTCGTTTATGACGACGCTTCATTTCCTTCGTGCCATGCCTCAACAATCGCAGAAACTCCAGAAGGTCTGGTCTGTGCCTTTTTTGGTGGGACCGCGGAAAAGAACCCGGATGTAGAAATCTGGTTGTCTCGGAACGAGGGAAATGGCTGGGCTGCTCCCGTCAGTGTTGCCAACGGCGTAAAAAATGCTTCGAAACGCTGGCCTTGCTGGAATCCGGTGCTGTTTCAGACGAAACCGGGAACGTTGTTATTGTTTTACAAAGTCGGTCCGAATCCCAGCGAATGGTGGGGAATGCTCAAAGTTTCTCATGATAACGGCAAGACCTGGGGCCCCGCCAAACGCCTGCCGGACGGCTTTGTCGGCCCTGTCAAGAATAAGCCGTTTCTGCTGGCAGACGGAACACTGCTCTGCCCGGCCAGTACCGAACATGATGGTTGGCAGTTGCAGATGGAATGGACTCCTGACCTGGGCAAAACCTGGCATCGCACCGGTCCCCTCAACGATGGCAAGAAAATGGCGGCAATCCAGCCTTCGGTGCTCCGTTATGGAGATCGCTTGCAGATTCTCTGCCGAAGTAAAGGGGGAAAGATCGTCGAAGCCTGGTCGGATGATGAAGGACGCTCCTGGAGCGAAGTCACAGAGACGACACTCCCCAACCCCAACAGTGGAACCGATGCGGTGACTCTCAAAGATGGCCGTGCTCTCTTAGTTTATAACCCGACCACCCGAGGCAGAAGCCCGTTGCATGTTGCGATTTCTTCTGATGGGAAACACTGGAAAACCGGTCTGGTTCTGGAAAACCAGAAAGGGGAGTATTCTTATCCGGCTGTAATTCAAACAGACGACGGCAAAGTGCATATCACTTACACCTGGAAACGGGAATTGGTCAAACACGTGGTCCTCGATCCTGCGAAGCTGCAACTCAAAGAGATTGATTGA
- a CDS encoding CU044_2847 family protein, with protein sequence MTQILEIPTAAGDSILVEVRQPESREHRAGTKTLIEKSTTTLETMLTKIRPLADAAVSAMQGTGTDEMTLEVGVNLSLDGNVVFASVSTEANFKVSLTWKGQTKASNEK encoded by the coding sequence ATGACGCAAATTCTTGAGATTCCGACAGCAGCAGGGGATTCTATTCTGGTTGAAGTGCGTCAACCAGAGTCTCGAGAGCATCGTGCCGGAACCAAAACGCTGATTGAAAAATCGACAACAACTCTGGAAACGATGCTCACAAAAATTCGCCCCCTGGCCGATGCAGCGGTCTCCGCAATGCAGGGGACAGGAACAGATGAAATGACCCTGGAAGTCGGTGTCAATCTATCGCTAGACGGAAATGTTGTGTTTGCCAGCGTCTCCACAGAAGCAAATTTTAAGGTCTCCCTCACCTGGAAGGGACAGACAAAAGCAAGCAATGAGAAATAA
- a CDS encoding sugar phosphate isomerase/epimerase family protein, translated as MKYGLNMLLWTSDVNESHFGLLEQIKGWGYDGVELPIFEADEKKFSQVGKKLSELGLECTAVTVCTPDENPISPDAKIREAGLERLKRMLDMCAASGATHICGPIHSALGEFTGAGRTADEWNYGKETLAKAADYAQTLNVTLVCEYLNRFECYFLNCAEDCAQFTREVNHPNLKMMYDSFHANIEEKSITGAVKACADQMVHVHISENDRSTPGEGGVNWDETFSALKEVNYDGWLMIEAFGLALPDLAAATRIWRKMFPSEEHLATKGLEFMKTRWEG; from the coding sequence ATGAAGTACGGCTTGAATATGCTGCTTTGGACATCCGATGTGAATGAATCGCATTTTGGACTGCTGGAACAGATTAAAGGCTGGGGCTACGACGGCGTCGAGCTGCCGATTTTCGAAGCCGATGAAAAGAAGTTTTCGCAGGTTGGCAAAAAACTGTCTGAATTAGGTTTAGAGTGTACTGCCGTCACAGTCTGCACGCCTGATGAAAATCCCATTTCCCCCGATGCGAAAATCCGTGAAGCCGGCCTGGAACGACTGAAACGCATGCTCGATATGTGTGCCGCTTCAGGAGCCACTCATATCTGTGGGCCGATTCACTCTGCTTTGGGTGAATTCACCGGCGCCGGACGGACTGCCGACGAATGGAACTACGGCAAAGAGACCTTGGCGAAAGCAGCCGACTATGCACAAACTCTTAACGTGACTCTCGTCTGCGAATATTTAAATCGCTTCGAATGTTATTTCCTGAACTGTGCAGAAGACTGTGCTCAGTTCACACGCGAAGTGAATCATCCGAACCTGAAGATGATGTACGATTCGTTCCACGCGAACATTGAAGAGAAATCAATCACTGGGGCCGTCAAAGCCTGTGCTGATCAGATGGTACATGTCCACATTTCTGAAAACGATCGCTCCACTCCGGGTGAAGGCGGCGTGAACTGGGACGAAACGTTTTCTGCTCTGAAAGAAGTCAACTACGATGGCTGGTTGATGATTGAAGCCTTCGGACTGGCATTGCCCGACCTGGCAGCCGCCACTCGCATCTGGCGGAAGATGTTCCCGTCAGAAGAGCATTTAGCAACCAAAGGTCTGGAATTTATGAAAACCCGCTGGGAAGGATAA
- a CDS encoding sugar transferase encodes MRNKVPPVVSISSSKAAPLVGMGVVVDASHVITCAHIINYALDRDADDQSRPNAKICVRFILDAQEPVAWATILKWLPPLDSGDNEDVVLLGLDAPTSVDIDHSQFSIPRINEPIRAYGLPQGSTLGIWWSGLVSLPVRSNRFQLEQNENASTILEPGFSGTPLLSINGQKMYGIVARVRGKVGYMIPSQELNRIFKVMPSAQSDGEAESEMEEPLVSQPQDNRTTLTMVATDTEQQGALIEVEVNADYGDFSDEDTFYYQQLIEFMQGFPGVILKVSYIRKGSTIIGFRVISEKADDAASTIVSVINEGTLAEHGVVRASIPSPETQQNFTTGVQVSRYLRWKGPFDQILAAILLVLLAPLIIIGILAVRLTSPGPALFRQTRVGKDGRNFTMYKLRTMHADAEAATGPVWAIQRDPRVTSVGYFLRRTSLDELPQLFNVLRGEMSLVGPSPERPEFIDVFCKSIPDYETRTRIKPGIVGLASSYLPWVMGLEEIRNKFLIDRFYIEHATLWMDVLICLENLARIFFIPIRLTTHYVKPILPSYSKPGEDKNQ; translated from the coding sequence ATGAGAAATAAGGTTCCCCCTGTTGTCAGTATTTCCAGTAGCAAGGCAGCCCCCCTCGTTGGTATGGGGGTTGTTGTTGATGCAAGCCACGTTATCACCTGCGCTCATATTATCAACTACGCGCTGGACCGCGATGCCGACGATCAGTCCCGGCCGAACGCCAAAATCTGCGTCCGGTTTATCCTTGATGCTCAAGAACCGGTTGCCTGGGCTACGATTTTGAAATGGCTTCCCCCACTAGACTCGGGTGACAATGAAGATGTGGTCTTACTGGGACTGGATGCCCCAACCAGCGTCGACATTGACCACTCGCAATTTTCTATTCCGCGGATTAATGAACCGATTCGCGCTTATGGACTTCCGCAAGGCTCAACACTGGGAATCTGGTGGAGTGGTCTCGTCTCCTTGCCCGTGCGGAGTAATCGCTTTCAACTGGAACAGAACGAAAACGCCTCCACAATTCTGGAACCAGGCTTCAGCGGGACACCGCTCCTTTCCATTAACGGACAAAAGATGTATGGGATCGTCGCGCGTGTGCGCGGAAAAGTCGGCTATATGATTCCCAGCCAGGAACTGAATCGGATATTTAAGGTAATGCCTTCTGCCCAGAGCGATGGGGAAGCGGAGTCCGAGATGGAGGAGCCTCTCGTGTCACAGCCACAGGACAACAGAACGACTCTGACCATGGTTGCGACAGACACGGAACAACAAGGCGCTTTGATTGAAGTCGAAGTCAATGCAGACTATGGCGATTTCTCAGATGAAGACACATTCTATTATCAACAACTGATTGAATTCATGCAGGGGTTCCCGGGAGTCATCTTAAAAGTCAGCTATATCCGCAAAGGGAGTACCATTATCGGCTTCCGTGTAATCTCTGAAAAGGCCGATGATGCAGCATCAACCATCGTATCGGTAATCAATGAAGGCACGCTGGCAGAACATGGTGTCGTGCGTGCCAGCATTCCCTCACCGGAAACACAACAGAACTTCACAACCGGAGTTCAAGTCTCTCGTTACTTGCGCTGGAAGGGTCCCTTCGATCAGATTCTGGCCGCAATACTCCTGGTTCTGCTGGCACCGCTTATCATAATCGGGATCTTGGCGGTTCGGCTAACTTCCCCCGGTCCGGCGTTGTTCCGTCAAACCAGAGTCGGAAAAGACGGTCGCAATTTCACGATGTATAAACTAAGAACGATGCACGCTGATGCAGAAGCTGCAACGGGGCCAGTCTGGGCGATTCAAAGGGACCCCCGAGTGACATCCGTAGGATATTTCCTGCGCAGAACGTCTCTCGATGAACTTCCCCAACTGTTTAACGTCCTCCGCGGTGAAATGTCGCTCGTCGGTCCGAGCCCGGAGCGTCCTGAATTTATTGATGTCTTTTGTAAAAGTATTCCGGACTACGAAACCCGGACCCGAATCAAGCCGGGGATTGTGGGATTAGCCTCGTCTTATCTCCCCTGGGTCATGGGACTTGAAGAGATCAGAAACAAGTTTTTGATCGACCGGTTCTACATAGAACATGCCACCCTTTGGATGGACGTGCTGATCTGCCTGGAAAACCTTGCCCGAATCTTCTTCATCCCAATCAGACTGACAACACACTATGTGAAACCAATTCTCCCCAGTTATTCAAAGCCTGGGGAAGATAAGAATCAATAA
- a CDS encoding SMI1/KNR4 family protein, whose product MMGALNEKILAAVLAHEDTNLSPPATVKAIDAFEKKHNFRFPLSHREFLLQGNGGEVGYARLFGVGESDHMSLEWHVTEMRPELESMAQGPVMPFANDWGGSYFCYDLQKADSNGEYPVLFWNHEYSEEPEDLPLVWSDFAANFVEFLQKIIS is encoded by the coding sequence ATGATGGGCGCATTAAACGAGAAGATTCTAGCTGCGGTACTGGCACATGAAGACACGAACTTGTCTCCACCGGCCACCGTAAAAGCCATCGATGCGTTTGAGAAAAAACACAACTTTCGGTTTCCCTTAAGCCATCGCGAATTTCTGCTGCAGGGCAATGGGGGCGAAGTTGGCTATGCCCGGCTGTTTGGTGTAGGCGAATCAGATCATATGAGTCTGGAATGGCACGTCACCGAGATGCGCCCCGAACTGGAAAGCATGGCGCAAGGCCCGGTAATGCCATTCGCCAACGACTGGGGCGGAAGTTATTTCTGTTACGATTTACAGAAAGCAGACTCTAACGGAGAGTACCCGGTCTTATTCTGGAATCACGAATATTCCGAGGAGCCGGAAGACCTGCCCCTGGTCTGGTCTGACTTCGCCGCAAACTTTGTCGAATTTCTGCAGAAGATCATCTCGTAA
- the ccoS gene encoding cbb3-type cytochrome oxidase assembly protein CcoS, with the protein MSVLYIALPVAILLALAAVIAFVWTVSRGQYDDLETPAYRILEDDQKQKPKEEKR; encoded by the coding sequence TTGAGTGTTCTGTATATTGCATTACCGGTCGCAATCCTGTTAGCGTTAGCTGCGGTCATCGCTTTTGTGTGGACCGTTTCGCGCGGCCAGTACGATGATCTTGAAACTCCCGCCTATCGTATTCTCGAAGACGATCAGAAACAGAAACCAAAAGAAGAAAAGCGTTAA
- a CDS encoding cold-shock protein, whose translation MPQGKIKRLVSDRGFGFIEGERGDLFFHHSEVQGVTLEELQEGQTVEYEVGEGRKGPCATSVRVVE comes from the coding sequence ATGCCACAGGGTAAAATTAAAAGGTTGGTTTCAGATCGCGGTTTTGGGTTCATCGAGGGAGAACGGGGCGACTTGTTTTTTCATCATTCTGAAGTTCAGGGTGTGACTCTCGAAGAATTACAGGAAGGACAGACGGTCGAGTATGAAGTAGGTGAAGGTCGTAAAGGGCCTTGTGCAACTTCAGTTCGCGTTGTTGAGTAA